The following proteins are encoded in a genomic region of Sebastes fasciatus isolate fSebFas1 chromosome 14, fSebFas1.pri, whole genome shotgun sequence:
- the LOC141782579 gene encoding NAD(P)H dehydrogenase [quinone] 1-like — MEAQRVLIVYAHQSSSSFTAAAKNAAVEALTAQGCKVEVSDLYAMNFKATATAEDITGEVKNADNFRYAEETKLAWEEGNLCDDITEEQRKLTQADLIIFQFPMYWFTVPAIMKGWMDRVLTLGYAYSNEKRYSRGIFKDKKAMLSFTTGSQESMFSANGINGDMNVTLWPLQNGILHYCGFQVLAPQIFWAPSHVSSEARDTMLEGWRKRLQGLMGEKPLSFTSMDCFDKEKGYQLKHEVHEKHAAKEFGLNVGIHLGKALPPFNQMRAGI; from the exons ATGG AAGCGCAGAGAGTGTTGATCGTGTATGCCCACCAAAGCTCCAGCTCATTCACCGCTGCAGCCAAAAATGCCGCTGTGGAGGCTTTAACAGCTCAGGGCTGCAAAGTAGAAGTATCTGACCTGTACGCCATGAACTTTAAAGCCACTGCTACTGCCGAGGACATCACTG gaGAAGTCAAGAATGCCGACAACTTCCGTTATGCTGAGGAGACCAAGCTGGCGTGGGAGGAAGGAAACCtgtgtgatgacatcactgagGAACAACGCAAACTCACTCAGGCAGACCTCATCATCTTTCAG TTCCCCATGTACTGGTTCACTGTTCCTGCCATCATGAAGGGCTGGATGGACCGGGTGCTCACACTGGGATATGCCTACTCAAATGAGAAGCGATACAGCCGGGGAATCTTCAAG GACAAGAAAGCCATGCTGTCCTTCACCACTGGGTCTCAGGAGTCCATGTTCAGTGCAAATGGCATTAATGGAGACATGAATGTTACACTGTGGCCACTACAG AACGGCATCCTGCACTACTGTGGCTTCCAGGTTCTGGCCCCTCAGATCTTCTGGGCTCCGTCTCACGTTTCCTCTGAGGCTCGCGACACCATGCTGGAGGGCTGGCGTAAACGTCTGCAAGGCCTCATGGGAGAAAAGCCACTTTCTTTCACTTCCATGGACTGCTTTGACAAGGAGAAGGGTTACCAGCTGAAGCATGAGGTCCATGAGAAACATGCTGCCAAGGAGTTTGGCCTGAATGTGGGGATCCACCTGGGAAAGGCGCTGCCACCCTTCAACCAGATGAGAGCTGGAATCTGA
- the LOC141782581 gene encoding atypical chemokine receptor 3-like isoform X1 — translation MTLYVFTVMQQQKPGIFGWIVRNDAQGNTFTGSTPVRSGVCYLPVVCGRLPVLKMSLSTSELEDLWESWVDLNFSEAFSNITSIDAMGCATAFNRNALLYSMCVLYTFIFIVGLAANALVLWVNVRAQRDATPRHETHMYIAHLAVADLCVCATLPVWVSSLALHGHWPFGEVACKLTHLLFSVNLFGSIFFLACMSVDRYLSVTKHGDNEGGARRKLIRRGACVGVWLLALVASLPDTYFLRTVKATHGDTMLCRPVYPEGNPREWMVGVQLSFILLGFVLPFPIIAVFYALLARAFTHSSSSSSSTVEQERRVSHRVILAYIVVFLGCWGPYHGVLLVDALSQLGLVPLTCGLENVIYVALHLTQCLSLLHCCFNPILYNFINRNYRYDLMKAFIFKYSTRTGLARLIDTSNMSETEYSAVAVDNPPQI, via the exons ATGACATTGTATGTGTTTACCGTCATGCAGCAGCAGAAGCCTGGGATCTTTGGCTGGATTGTGCGTAATGACGCACAAGGCAACACTTTCACTG gatCTACCCCAGTCAGAAGTGGTGTGTGTTACCTCCCAGTGGTCTGTGGTCGTCTCCCAGTGCTGAAAATGAGTCTGAGCACCAGTGAGCTGGAGGACCTGTGGGAGTCGTGGGTGGACCTCAACTTCTCCGAAGCCTTCAGCAACATAACGAGTATCGACGCGATGGGGTGCGCCACGGCTTTCAACCGCAACGCTCTGCTCTACTCCATGTGCGTCCTCTACACTTTCATCTTCATCGTGGGCCTCGCCGCCAACGCTCTAGTCCTCTGGGTAAACGTCCGCGCCCAAAGAGACGCCACCCCTCGCCACGAGACGCACATGTACATCGCCCACCTGGCGGTCGCGGACCTGTGCGTGTGCGCCACCCTGCCCGTGTGGGTGAGCTCGCTGGCCCTGCACGGCCACTGGCCCTTCGGCGAGGTGGCGTGCAAACTCACGCACCTGCTGTTCTCCGTCAACCTCTTTGGCAGCATCTTCTTCCTGGCCTGCATGAGCGTGGACCGCTACCTGAGTGTGACGAAGCACGGGGACAACGAGGGAGGTGCGCGCAGGAAGCTGATCCGCCGCGGAGCGTGCGTAGGGGTGTGGCTTCTGGCTCTGGTTGCCTCCCTGCCAGACACCTACTTCTTGCGTACTGTGAAGGCGACACACGGCGACACCATGCTGTGCAGGCCCGTGTACCCGGAGGGAAACCCCAGGGAGTGGATGGTGGGCGTGCAGCTGAGCTTCATCCTGCTGGGCTTTGTTCTCCCCTTCCCGATCATTGCAGTGTTTTACGCCCTGCTCGCCAGAGCATTCACCCACTCCTCTTCTTCGTCATCTTCCACAGTGGAGCAGGAGCGTCGCGTGAGCCACAGGGTGATCTTGGCGTACATCGTGGTGTTTCTGGGCTGCTGGGGGCCCTACCACGGCGTCCTCCTGGTCGACGCCCTGTCTCAGCTTGGCCTGGTGCCTCTGACCTGCGGCCTGGAGAATGTGATCTACGTAGCCTTACACCTCACCCAGTGCCTGTCCTTGCTCCACTGCTGTTTCAACCCCATCCTCTACAACTTCATCAACAGAAACTACCGCTACGACCTCATGAAGGCCTTCATCTTTAAATACTCCACGAGGACGGGCTTGGCGCGCCTCATCGACACTTCCAACATGTCCGAGACTGAGTACTCTGCTGTGGCTGTAGACAACCCACCACAGATCTGA
- the LOC141782581 gene encoding atypical chemokine receptor 3-like isoform X2: protein MSLSTSELEDLWESWVDLNFSEAFSNITSIDAMGCATAFNRNALLYSMCVLYTFIFIVGLAANALVLWVNVRAQRDATPRHETHMYIAHLAVADLCVCATLPVWVSSLALHGHWPFGEVACKLTHLLFSVNLFGSIFFLACMSVDRYLSVTKHGDNEGGARRKLIRRGACVGVWLLALVASLPDTYFLRTVKATHGDTMLCRPVYPEGNPREWMVGVQLSFILLGFVLPFPIIAVFYALLARAFTHSSSSSSSTVEQERRVSHRVILAYIVVFLGCWGPYHGVLLVDALSQLGLVPLTCGLENVIYVALHLTQCLSLLHCCFNPILYNFINRNYRYDLMKAFIFKYSTRTGLARLIDTSNMSETEYSAVAVDNPPQI from the coding sequence ATGAGTCTGAGCACCAGTGAGCTGGAGGACCTGTGGGAGTCGTGGGTGGACCTCAACTTCTCCGAAGCCTTCAGCAACATAACGAGTATCGACGCGATGGGGTGCGCCACGGCTTTCAACCGCAACGCTCTGCTCTACTCCATGTGCGTCCTCTACACTTTCATCTTCATCGTGGGCCTCGCCGCCAACGCTCTAGTCCTCTGGGTAAACGTCCGCGCCCAAAGAGACGCCACCCCTCGCCACGAGACGCACATGTACATCGCCCACCTGGCGGTCGCGGACCTGTGCGTGTGCGCCACCCTGCCCGTGTGGGTGAGCTCGCTGGCCCTGCACGGCCACTGGCCCTTCGGCGAGGTGGCGTGCAAACTCACGCACCTGCTGTTCTCCGTCAACCTCTTTGGCAGCATCTTCTTCCTGGCCTGCATGAGCGTGGACCGCTACCTGAGTGTGACGAAGCACGGGGACAACGAGGGAGGTGCGCGCAGGAAGCTGATCCGCCGCGGAGCGTGCGTAGGGGTGTGGCTTCTGGCTCTGGTTGCCTCCCTGCCAGACACCTACTTCTTGCGTACTGTGAAGGCGACACACGGCGACACCATGCTGTGCAGGCCCGTGTACCCGGAGGGAAACCCCAGGGAGTGGATGGTGGGCGTGCAGCTGAGCTTCATCCTGCTGGGCTTTGTTCTCCCCTTCCCGATCATTGCAGTGTTTTACGCCCTGCTCGCCAGAGCATTCACCCACTCCTCTTCTTCGTCATCTTCCACAGTGGAGCAGGAGCGTCGCGTGAGCCACAGGGTGATCTTGGCGTACATCGTGGTGTTTCTGGGCTGCTGGGGGCCCTACCACGGCGTCCTCCTGGTCGACGCCCTGTCTCAGCTTGGCCTGGTGCCTCTGACCTGCGGCCTGGAGAATGTGATCTACGTAGCCTTACACCTCACCCAGTGCCTGTCCTTGCTCCACTGCTGTTTCAACCCCATCCTCTACAACTTCATCAACAGAAACTACCGCTACGACCTCATGAAGGCCTTCATCTTTAAATACTCCACGAGGACGGGCTTGGCGCGCCTCATCGACACTTCCAACATGTCCGAGACTGAGTACTCTGCTGTGGCTGTAGACAACCCACCACAGATCTGA